From Salvia splendens isolate huo1 chromosome 3, SspV2, whole genome shotgun sequence, a single genomic window includes:
- the LOC121796246 gene encoding cysteine proteinase 3-like, which translates to MARLLLLFFGVLIASAAVARSGSELLDNPIRQVVDGLHELESSILKAVGDSPRAVSFARFAHRYGKMYESSEEIQRRFQVFSENLRMIRSHNRKGLSYSMGVNEFTDLTWDEFKKHRLGAAQNCSATRSGNHKLTDAVLPTLIDWRKSGIVSPVKNQGSCGSCWTFSSTGALEAAYAQAFGKSISLSEQQLVDCAGAFNNFGCNGGLPSQAFEYIKYNGGLDTEAAYPYTGKDGVCKYSSENVAVKVVDSVNITLGAEDELKHAVAFVRPVSVAFEVVDGFKAYNGGVYTSTTCGSDPMDVNHAVLAVGYGVENGVPYWLIKNSWGADWGDNGYFKMEMGKNMCGVATCASYPIVA; encoded by the exons ATGGCTCGGCTTCTGCTTCTCTTCTTCGGAGTTCTGATCGCCTCCGCTGCCGTCGCTCGATCCGGATCGGAGCTCCTCGATAATCCGATCAGGCAAGTCGTCGACGGTCTCCACGAGCTAGAGTCGTCCATTCTCAAAGCAGTCGGAGACTCGCCCCGCGCCGTCTCCTTCGCTCGCTTCGCTCATAG GTACGGGAAGATGTACGAGAGCTCGGAGGAGATACAGAGGAGATTTCAGGTTTTCTCCGAGAATTTGAGGATGATCCGATCGCATAACAGAAAAGGACTCTCCTACTCTATGGGAGTCAACG AGTTTACTGATCTGACATGGGACGAGTTCAAGAAGCATAGACTGGGAGCTGCTCAAAATTGCTCTGCTACAAGAAGTGGCAACCATAAGCTCACTGATGCAGTCCTCCCTACCTTG ATAGACTGGAGGAAAAGTGGCATTGTTAGCCCAGTGAAAAATCAAGGTAGTTGTGGATCTTGCTGGACATTCAG TTCAACAGGAGCACTAGAGGCAGCTTATGCACAAGCATTTGGAAAGAGTATTTCTCTGTCCGAGCAGCAGCTTGTTGACTGTGCTGGAGCTTTCAACAACTTTGGCTGCAATGGTGGATTGCCCTCTCAAGCCTTCGAGTACATCAAATACAACGGTGGCCTTGATACCGAGGCTGCCTACCCATACACTGGAAAGGATGGAGTGTGCAAGTATTCCTCTGAGAATGTTGCTGTCAAAGTAGTTGATTCTGTCAATATCACTCTG GGTGCTGAGGATGAGCTTAAGCATGCGGTTGCATTTGTTCGGCCGGTGAGTGTGGCGTTTGAAGTAGTTGATGGGTTCAAAGCATACAACGGTGGTGTTTACACTAGCACCACTTGTGGCAGCGATCCAATG GATGTTAACCACGCGGTTCTGGCTGTTGGTTATGGAGTTGAAAATGGGGTGCCGTATTGGCTCATCAAGAACTCATGGGGAGCTGATTGGGGCGACAATGGCTATTTCAAGATGGAGATGGGCAAGAACATGTGTG GTGTTGCAACATGTGCATCATATCCTATAGTTGCTTAA
- the LOC121796247 gene encoding protein FIP1-like isoform X1 translates to MSMDRHGSSYAASPEETNLFLDILQEAPLCGHRKRTKILGSIFYCILLAGYAIFALGITWILKSLEDLTISLLCSCNIILLVVTGIFLQYLVYQVHKIRLQGYYGFSQKLKRIIRLPFATIAYGTAAMLLVMAWKHHISFLSISMLLRIIMLVEAVCAGFFMSVYVGYVHQYNSLDSQPDVLNSLYSPLQQASPLEGLRYHDGGRLSDQQMALLQYQRENLHFLSEEILRLQESLSKYERTNDGSTPQVDLAHLLATRDQELRTLSAEMNQLQSELRLARSLIAERDSEVQGVRNTNNQYIEENERLRAILGEWSARAAKLERALEAANMSNLELQKKISSKTQTTAEHVD, encoded by the exons ATGTCGATGGACAGGCACGGCTCTTCCTACGCTGCATCTCCCGAAGAAACCAACCT GTTCCTTGACATACTGCAAGAGGCTCCCTTATGTGGTCACCGGAAGCGAACAAAGATACTTGGGAGtatcttttattgtattttactG GCAGGTTATGCAATTTTTGCTCTGGGAATTACGTGGATTCTTAAGTCTTTGGAAGATTTAACAATCTCACTACTGTGTAGCTGTAATATCATTCTTTTGGTCGTTACAG GCATTTTTCTACAATATTTGGTTTATCAAGTTCACAAGATACGCCTGCAG GGTTATTATGGTTTCAGCCAAAAGTTGAAGCGTATAATTCGCCTACCATTTGCTACTATTGCATATG GAACTGCTGCAATGCTGCTTGTCATGGCCTGGAAGCACCATATAAGTTTTCTATCAATTTCTATGCTGCTCAG AATCATTATGCTGGTTGAAGCAGTATGTGCAGGATTTTTCATGAGCGTCTATGTCG GTTATGTGCACCAATACAATTCATTGGATTCCCAACCTGACGTTTTGAACTCATTGTACTCTCCACTGCAACAAGCAAGTCCTTTAGAAGGATTGAG gtACCATGATGGGGGGCGGCTATCAGATCAACAGATGGCATTGTTGCAGTATCAGAGAGAAAACCTTCACTTTCTCAGTGAGGAG ATTCTTAGACTGCAAGAATCTTTGAGCAAATATGAGAGAACTAATGATGGTAGCACGCCTCAG GTTGATCTGGCTCATTTGTTAGCTACTCGTGATCAAGAACTACGGACACTTTCGGCTGAG ATGAACCAGTTGCAATCTGAACTTCGACTTGCTCGCTCTCTGATAGCTGAGAGAGACTCAGAGGTACAAGGTGTTCGCAACACTAACAATCAG TACATCGAGGAGAATGAAAGGCTTAGAGCTATACTGGGGGAGTGGAGCGCCAGAGCAGCTAAG CTGGAACGTGCATTGGAGGCTGCAAACATGTCCAATTTGGAACTGCAGAAGAAAATCTCGTCGAAGACTCAGACTACAGCAGAACATGTTGATTAG
- the LOC121796247 gene encoding protein FIP1-like isoform X2 — protein sequence MWSPEANKDTWEYLLLYFTGYAIFALGITWILKSLEDLTISLLCSCNIILLVVTGIFLQYLVYQVHKIRLQGYYGFSQKLKRIIRLPFATIAYGTAAMLLVMAWKHHISFLSISMLLRIIMLVEAVCAGFFMSVYVGYVHQYNSLDSQPDVLNSLYSPLQQASPLEGLRYHDGGRLSDQQMALLQYQRENLHFLSEEILRLQESLSKYERTNDGSTPQVDLAHLLATRDQELRTLSAEMNQLQSELRLARSLIAERDSEVQGVRNTNNQYIEENERLRAILGEWSARAAKLERALEAANMSNLELQKKISSKTQTTAEHVD from the exons ATGTGGTCACCGGAAGCGAACAAAGATACTTGGGAGtatcttttattgtattttactG GTTATGCAATTTTTGCTCTGGGAATTACGTGGATTCTTAAGTCTTTGGAAGATTTAACAATCTCACTACTGTGTAGCTGTAATATCATTCTTTTGGTCGTTACAG GCATTTTTCTACAATATTTGGTTTATCAAGTTCACAAGATACGCCTGCAG GGTTATTATGGTTTCAGCCAAAAGTTGAAGCGTATAATTCGCCTACCATTTGCTACTATTGCATATG GAACTGCTGCAATGCTGCTTGTCATGGCCTGGAAGCACCATATAAGTTTTCTATCAATTTCTATGCTGCTCAG AATCATTATGCTGGTTGAAGCAGTATGTGCAGGATTTTTCATGAGCGTCTATGTCG GTTATGTGCACCAATACAATTCATTGGATTCCCAACCTGACGTTTTGAACTCATTGTACTCTCCACTGCAACAAGCAAGTCCTTTAGAAGGATTGAG gtACCATGATGGGGGGCGGCTATCAGATCAACAGATGGCATTGTTGCAGTATCAGAGAGAAAACCTTCACTTTCTCAGTGAGGAG ATTCTTAGACTGCAAGAATCTTTGAGCAAATATGAGAGAACTAATGATGGTAGCACGCCTCAG GTTGATCTGGCTCATTTGTTAGCTACTCGTGATCAAGAACTACGGACACTTTCGGCTGAG ATGAACCAGTTGCAATCTGAACTTCGACTTGCTCGCTCTCTGATAGCTGAGAGAGACTCAGAGGTACAAGGTGTTCGCAACACTAACAATCAG TACATCGAGGAGAATGAAAGGCTTAGAGCTATACTGGGGGAGTGGAGCGCCAGAGCAGCTAAG CTGGAACGTGCATTGGAGGCTGCAAACATGTCCAATTTGGAACTGCAGAAGAAAATCTCGTCGAAGACTCAGACTACAGCAGAACATGTTGATTAG
- the LOC121793384 gene encoding tubulin--tyrosine ligase-like protein 12, with translation MSPAVTGILGYEDFVKVHGVLLAASGLPQPLHRKLYQKLTSETFDGGSYFQVEPVESGRQRRLVSTADYIGQNSDVFLIDHAWTFRLSDAYKQLQEVPGLVERMASLMCVDVDLSSEADEAGGEGDDAKLSAAEVVEREFCQVREEGARSVRWLELEDLKIDDDMLLYLDLPTKFPHLLALSLRGNKLENPEILLEVVAQFKSLRALWVNYNPALENGVKDLEARILGSCHELEIFNSQFTPKYGKWALGFCGGLYEKDNPGDSDESDHQLQSVTSLDLSNRRIQNLITEAFSPIEMPMLSYLNLRGNALDENSVSILLYYLRGFTNLTALEVDIPGPLGESAVEIIEALPALSELNGLSTSKILESEKSIADSVLKPRLPEFNAEESLTDRVINAMWLYLMTYRLADEEKIDETSVWYVMDELGSALRHSDEANFRVSPFLYMPDGKLESAVSYSVLWPTKTVQQGDECTRDYLFGIREERQRSARLTAWFHTPQNYFIREYEKFYMELNSRRCSPVPAKASATNSLLHGDRRVLKVYTDLPQVEEFLTRPEFTITSEPKDADIIWTSLQVDEEMKKAVGLNDQQYINQFPFEACLVMKHHLAETVQKAHGAPQWLQPTYNLETHLAQLIGDCYTRERDGVDNLWILKPWNMARTIDTTVTQNLSQIIRLMETGPKICQKYIEHPALFRGKKFDLRYIILVRSINPLEIFISEVFWVRLANNTYSLEQHSLFEYETHFTVMNYRGRLNHMNTPDFVKEFEREHNVKWLDIHLRVKQMIRSVFEAAAAVHPEMHSPTSRAMYGVDVMLDSHYLPKLLEVTYCPDCTRACTYDTQAIFGDGSTVKGSDFYNLVFGCLFLNETTHVSPL, from the exons ATGTCGCCCGCCGTCACCGGAATTCTCGGCTACGAGGACTTCGTCAAGGTCCACGGCGTCCTTCTAGCGGCGTCTGGTCTTCCGCAGCCGCTGCACCGGAAGCTCTACCAGAAGCTCACGTCCGAGACTTTCGACGGCGGGAGCTATTTTCAGGTGGAGCCTGTTGAGAGCGGCAGGCAGAGGAGGCTCGTGTCGACGGCGGATTACATCGGTCAAAATTCCGATGTGTTTCTGATTGATCACGCCTGGACTTTTCGCCTATCCGATGCTTACAAGCAG TTGCAGGAGGTTCCTGGATTGGTGGAGAGGATGGCGTCGTTGATGTGTGTTGACGTGGATTTGAGTTCGGAGGCGGACGAGGCTGGTGGTGAAGGAGATGATGCTAAATTGAGTGCTGCAGAAGTAGTTGAGAGAGAGTTTTGTCAAGTTAGAGAAGAAGGTGCTCGTTCTGTTAGATGGTTGGAGCTTGAAGATCTCAAAATTGACGATGATATGCTACTTTACCTTGATCTGCCGACTAAATTCCCT CACTTGCTTGCACTAAGTCTCCGCGGCAACAAGCTTGAGAATCCTGAGATTTTGTTAGAAGTGGTGGCTCAGTTTAAATCTCTCAGAGCTCTGTGGGTGAACTACAATCCGGCACTGGAAAATGG TGTAAAGGACTTGGAAGCTCGTATTCTAGGAAGCTGCCATGAACTGGAAATATTTAATTCCCAGTTCACTCCTAAGTATGGCAAGTGGGCATTAGGATTCTGTGGAGGACTATATGAGAAAGACAATCCTGGAGATTCTGATGAGAGTGATCATCAGTTGCAAAGCGTTACGTCTCTTGACCTTTCGAATAGGCGCATCCAAAATCTTATCACTGAG GCCTTTTCTCCAATTGAAATGCCTATGCTATCATACTTGAATCTTCGTGGAAATGCATTGGACGAGAACTCAGTCAGCATACTACTATACTATCTTAGAGGATTCACCAATCTAACTGCTTTGGAG GTGGATATACCCGGTCCTCTTGGAGAGAGTGCTGTTGAAATTATTGAAGCTCTCCCTGCTCTCTCTGAGTTGAATGGACTTAGTACTTCCAAGATCTTAGAATCTGAGAAGAGCATTGCTGATTCAGTATTAAAACCCCGCCTCCCTGAGTTCAATGCTGAAGAATCTCTCACTGATCGTGTTATCAATGCTATGTGGTTGTACCTAATGACATATCGGCTTGCTGATGAAGAAAAGATTGATGAAACTTCTGTTTG GTATGTGATGGATGAGCTTGGTTCAGCTTTGCGTCACAGCGATGAAGCCAATTTCAGAGTTTCACCGTTTCTCTACATGCCTGATGGTAAACTGGAGTCAGCTGTCAG TTACTCAGTTCTTTGGCCTACAAAAACTGTGCAACAAGGTGATGAATGCACTCGTGATTACCTGTTTGGCATAAGGGAGGAGCGGCAACGTTCTGCACGACTCACTGCCTGGTTTCATACCCctcaaaattattttattaga GAGTATGAAAAATTCTACATGGAATTGAACTCAAGAAGGTGTTCTCCGGTACCAGCAAAGGCATCTGCAACCAATAGTCTGCTTCATGGTGATAGACGTGTGTTGAAGGTTTACACTGATTTACCTCAAGTAGAGGAATTTCTGACACGTCCAGAATTTACGATCA CAAGTGAACCAAAGGATGCAGATATTATATGGACTAGTTTGCAAGTTGATGAGGAGATGAAGAAGGCAGTTGGACTGAATGATCAGCAATACATAAATCAATTTCCTTTTGAGGCTTGCCTTGTTATGAAACATCATCTGGCCGAAACTGTTCAGAAG GCCCATGGTGCTCCTCAGTGGCTCCAGCCGACATATAATCTTGAAACACATCTTGCTCAACTCATCGGGGACTGTTATACACGTGAAAGGGATGGAGTTGACAACCTGTGGATCCTAAAACCATGGAACATGGCAAGAACTATTGATACAACTGTTACCCAGAATTTATCTCAGATTATCCGTCTCATGGAGACTGGCCCAAAAATTTGTCAGAAGTACATCGAACACCCTGCCTTATTTAGAGGGAAAAAATTTGATCTGCGCTACATTATCTTGGTGCGCAGTATCAACCCTTTGGAGATATTCATTTCAGAGGTCTTTTGG GTTAGGTTGGCAAATAACACTTACTCTTTGGAGCAGCACAGTTTATTTGAATACGAGACACATTTCACCGTTATG AATTACAGGGGAAGATTGAATCACATGAACACGCCGGATTTTGTAAAAGAATTTGAAAGAGAGCATAATG TTAAATGGTTGGATATCCATCTAAGAGTTAAACAGATGATCAGATCTGTTTTCGAGGCTGCTGCTGCAGTTCATCCAGAAATGCATAGTCCAACATCTAGAGCGATGTATGGGGTCGATGTCATGCTTGACAGCCACTACCTACCTAAGTTGCTAGAG GTTACGTATTGCCCTGACTGTACCCGCGCGTGCACATACGATACTCAGGCCATATTTGGAGACGGAAGCACAGTGAAAGGAAGTGACTTCTACAATTTGGTGTTTGGTTGTCTCTTCTTAAACGAGACCACTCATGTATCCCCACTGTAA
- the LOC121796249 gene encoding uncharacterized protein LOC121796249: MSIALQRSNSGGGGHPIEGPGFVHREMAFASYDPPADQRSPEEDRSGSLSLSSSSSIGKNSDEHHSGGSDEEEVQSQYKEGPLDSLDSLEEVLPVKKSISKFYSGKSKSFTSLSDAASIPSIKEITKPENAYTRKRKNLLVFSNLWDKNQNSIMRNRIGGISKRPTNSRSMLSLAAHMNCSESNSGDTSNSNPSPPGCSLPPLPPHARRSMKSELSSSPPVDKFPSWRSFSLSDLQGAAAETATPSAGGLWSNNTVN, translated from the exons ATGTCGATAGCTTTGCAGCGGAGCAACTCAGGCGGCGGCGGGCACCCGATCGAGGGGCCAGGATTCGTCCACCGCGAGATGGCTTTTGCCTCGTACGATCCACCGGCCGATCAGCGGTCGCCGGAGGAGGATCGAAGCGGTTCGTTGTCATTGTCGTCCAGTTCTTCGATCGGGAAGAACAGTGACGAGCATCACAGCGGCGGCAGTGATGAGGAGGAGGTGCAGAGTCAATATAAAGAAGGACCGTTGGACAGCTTGGATTCTCTGGAGGAAGTTCTTCCTGTGAA GAAAAGCATATCAAAGTTTTACTCTGGTAAATCCAAATCATTTACCAGCCTGTCTGATGCTGCATCAATCCCCTCAATTAAAGAAATCACGAAACCAGAAAATGCTTATACAAGGAAACGCAAGAACCTGCTGGTCTTCAGTAACTTATGGGACAAGAATCAGAATAGCATTATGAGGAATCGCATTGGTGGAATATCAAAAAGACCGACCAATTCTAGAAGTATGCTGTCTCTTGCCGCTCACATGAACTGCTCTGAAAGCAATAGTGGCGACACCTCCAATTCAAATCCATCACCACCAGGTTGCAGTCTTCCTCCTTTACCACCACATGCCAGAAGAAGTATGAAAAGTGAGCTGTCATCATCACCTCCTGTTGATAAGTTCCCTTCATGGCGGTCTTTCTCCTTATCTGATCTGCAAGGTGCTGCTGCTGAAACTGCTACTCCCAGTGCTGGTGGCTTATGGAGCAATAACACAGTGAATTAG
- the LOC121796248 gene encoding uncharacterized protein LOC121796248 translates to MDGSRYTVTLKEFKLFHGIDRSLYVILIRDLLRDPLECLYIMGFWLWMERTGFSNFVSKALSLPPFLINELADEAVSCIKSTNAQFPFSSKATEIPLTRSLVKREIYLQFFIDNRLTTFIEIENLIRGVCLPSLSDILQASCYGVLAKAPVQAPLMMASRHVASTSSANYVPEPSPVDSLTQSIANMEIAATGGDSSPSRGKGKANNEVSRNERTMFVTFSKGYPVNEYEVKLFFERVFGNCIESFHMQEVSNPEEQSLYAKIVFLRPAFICAILNGAMKAKFTINGKHVWMRKFVPKNNRQSPSGSPSVGSPDVGASHSFF, encoded by the coding sequence ATGGATGGTTCCCGGTATACAGTGACACTGAAGGAGTTCAAGCTTTTCCATGGGATCGACAGATCACTGTATGTTATTCTCATCAGGGATCTGCTGCGTGATCCCTTGGAGTGCCTGTACATAATGGGCTTCTGGCTATGGATGGAACGTACGGGATTTAGTAATTTTGTAAGTAAGGCCCTGTCTCTTCCTCCATTTCTGATCAACGAGCTTGCTGATGAAGCTGTGTCATGCATCAAGAGCACAAATGCGCAGTTCCCTTTCTCATCTAAAGCTACTGAAATCCCCTTAACCCGCAGTCTTGTGAAAAGGGAAATCTATCTGCAGTTTTTCATTGATAACCGTCTTACCACTTTCATTGAGATCGAAAATTTGATAAGAGGAGTCTGTCTACCATCATTGTCCGATATACTGCAGGCAAGCTGTTATGGTGTTTTAGCCAAAGCTCCAGTTCAAGCTCCGTTGATGATGGCGTCTCGCCATGTTGCATCGACTTCATCTGCCAACTATGTGCCTGAACCATCTCCGGTTGACAGCCTGACTCAAAGCATTGCTAACATGGAAATTGCTGCCACCGGTGGCGATTCCTCCCCTTCTCGTGGCAAAGGTAAGGCCAACAATGAGGTGTCACGGAACGAGAGGACAATGTTTGTCACCTTCTCCAAAGGCTACCCAGTGAATGAGTACGAGGTGAAGCTGTTCTTCGAAAGGGTTTTTGGGAACTGCATCGAGTCGTTCCACATGCAGGAAGTAAGCAACCCCGAGGAGCAATCTCTTTATGCCAAAATCGTGTTCCTCAGGCCAGCATTCATTTGTGCTATTCTCAACGGGGCGATGAAGGCTAAGTTCACCATCAATGGTAagcatgtctggatgaggaaatTTGTGCCCAAGAACAACAGGCAGTCGCCTTCCGGCTCCCCAAGCGTCGGCTCCCCAGACGTCGGTGCGAGTCACTCTTTCTTTTGA